Sequence from the Luteolibacter flavescens genome:
CTCCTTGTCGTCGAGCAGGTCGTCGTCGATGAGGTTTTCCAGGTAGCCATTGATGATGGCCAGCGGCGTCCGGAGCTCGTGGGAAGCATTGGCCACGAAGTCCTTGCGGATCTGTTCTGTTTGATACTCGCTGGTCACGTCACGAATTACGACTCGGGTGGTGGGATCGTCCGCCGGGCTGTCGGAAAGCCGGGCGGCGTCGATGACCCAGGCGTTCATCCCGCGGCGCTCCTGGTCGCCCAGCGGGGAAGATTGTTGAGGGAGCACGGCGCGCGTCACCGTGGGCTCGCCGGTGTCCAGGCAGCGCATCAGCGCGGCGGCGAGACGTTGGTCGAGGAAGGCTTCCTGCACCGTCCGCCCGGTCAGGTCCCGGCCGCGGAAGAGGGTGCGCGCCGCCTTGTTCGCAAAGAGGACGCGTGAATTCGCATCTACCAGCATGAAGGCGTCGCCCAGCGCGTCGAGGAGCTGGTCGCGCTCCCGCTTCGCCTGTCGCAGGTCCAGATCCAGCTTCAGCTTCCACGCGGAGACCTCCTCGTTGAATTTCTTTCGCGCCCGTCGCAGGCGCAGCGCCGTGACGCCGAGTGCGGCAATGGCTGCCAGCGCGGCTACGGATGAAAAGGTGGCAAATGGCTCGGGCATCCTCAGAGTGAGGACACGCAGTAGCCAATGCCACGCACGGTTTCAACCATCGCTGCATGATCGCCGAGTTTCTGACGGAGCCGCTTCATGTGGGTGTCGAGGGTCCGGCTGTGGACCTCGTCGCTGTATCCCCAGACGGTGCGGAGGAGGTCATTGCGGTCCTGTGCCTTGCCCGCACGCTCGGTGAGGAAGAGCAGCAGCTTGAACTCGGTGGAGGTCAGTTCGACCGGCTCACCTTCGAGGTAGAACTTGAGAGAATTCTTGTCGAAGCGGAAGGGCCCGTAGCTCACTTCCACGGAGCCCGGCGGGCCATCGCTGCGCTTCAGCACGGCTTGCACGCGGAGCATCAGCTCCTTCGGGGAAAACGGCTTGGTCAGGTAGTCGTCGGCACCGGCCTCGAGCCCCTGGATGCGATCCTCGGTCTGGGCGCGGGCGGTCAGCATGATGACCGGGATATCCCGGCTGCGGGAGTCGCGGCGGAGTTCCTTGAAAACCCCATAGCCGTCCTTGCCGGGCAGCATCAGGTCCAGGATCACCAGATCGG
This genomic interval carries:
- a CDS encoding response regulator transcription factor yields the protein MQKILIVEDERDIADLVGFNLERAGFSVLKAHDGITGTEVAIRERPDLVILDLMLPGKDGYGVFKELRRDSRSRDIPVIMLTARAQTEDRIQGLEAGADDYLTKPFSPKELMLRVQAVLKRSDGPPGSVEVSYGPFRFDKNSLKFYLEGEPVELTSTEFKLLLFLTERAGKAQDRNDLLRTVWGYSDEVHSRTLDTHMKRLRQKLGDHAAMVETVRGIGYCVSSL